A portion of the Streptomyces sp. NBC_01335 genome contains these proteins:
- a CDS encoding RNA polymerase sigma factor SigF — MTAHTVRGTTVDKAEVTDGLPWIEDAGKVAPQDARQLSRVFFDRLQELEEGTHAYQYARNTLIEMNLSLVRFAAGRFRNRGSGDMEDIIQVGTIGLIKAIDRFDLSREVEFTSFAVPYIVGEIKRFFRDTSWAVHVPRRLQELRVDLAKAKDALAVDLDRDPTVQELADHLELSPEEVTEGIVASNGYTAGSLDMPTDSGESGRPHTNGRTFADVLGEPDSAMEGVENLQALAPLMDQLDARERRIIDMRFGQEMTQAQIGAELGISQMHVSRLLSRMLRKLRDGMLTEE, encoded by the coding sequence ATGACCGCACACACGGTACGGGGCACCACGGTGGACAAGGCGGAGGTGACGGACGGGCTCCCGTGGATCGAGGACGCGGGCAAGGTCGCACCCCAGGACGCACGCCAGCTCTCGCGGGTCTTCTTCGACCGCCTCCAGGAGCTGGAAGAGGGCACCCACGCGTACCAGTACGCGCGGAACACGCTGATCGAGATGAATCTCTCCCTCGTCCGCTTCGCCGCCGGCCGGTTCCGCAACCGGGGCAGCGGCGACATGGAGGACATCATCCAGGTCGGCACCATCGGGCTGATCAAGGCCATCGACCGGTTCGACCTCTCGCGCGAAGTGGAGTTCACCTCCTTCGCGGTGCCGTACATCGTCGGCGAGATCAAACGCTTCTTCCGTGACACCAGCTGGGCCGTCCACGTACCCCGGCGGCTTCAGGAGCTGCGGGTCGACCTCGCCAAGGCCAAGGACGCCCTCGCCGTCGACCTGGACCGCGACCCGACGGTCCAGGAACTCGCCGACCATCTGGAGCTGTCGCCGGAGGAGGTCACGGAGGGCATCGTCGCCTCGAACGGCTACACCGCCGGTTCGCTCGACATGCCCACCGACAGCGGCGAGTCGGGGCGCCCGCACACGAACGGCCGGACCTTCGCCGACGTGCTCGGCGAACCGGACTCCGCCATGGAGGGCGTGGAGAACCTCCAGGCGCTCGCCCCGCTCATGGACCAACTCGACGCGCGGGAACGCCGGATCATCGACATGCGCTTCGGCCAGGAGATGACCCAGGCCCAGATCGGCGCCGAACTGGGCATCTCCCAGATGCACGTGTCCCGGCTCCTCAGCCGGATGCTGCGCAAGCTGCGCGACGGAATGCTGACGGAGGAGTGA
- a CDS encoding GNAT family N-acetyltransferase encodes MSEAYVTDHRGAPASRGSGPVGAPAPWQESSGHPLHPLDNPSLSALSGPQAHLAEWRGRVVRYPVDVAPWFALPEEPDAQDWADAAALAGPGAPVMLMGVRQAPPQDWEIGFEADGVQLTGEGLRPEAYPEAVRLGAEDVPEMLDLVARTRPGPFLPRTVELGTYLGVRREGVLVAMAGERVRPAGWSEISAVCTDASVRGQGLASRLVPAVARAITERGDIPFLHAAAENTGAIRLYESLGFRLRRTVLFRGATTPSELSAPAVGV; translated from the coding sequence ATGTCCGAGGCATACGTCACCGATCACCGCGGAGCCCCCGCGAGCAGGGGGAGCGGCCCGGTGGGCGCCCCCGCCCCGTGGCAGGAGAGCTCCGGCCATCCCCTTCACCCCCTGGACAACCCGTCCCTCTCCGCGCTGAGCGGCCCGCAGGCGCACCTCGCCGAGTGGCGGGGCCGTGTCGTCCGCTACCCCGTCGACGTGGCGCCCTGGTTCGCGCTGCCCGAGGAGCCGGACGCACAGGACTGGGCGGACGCCGCCGCCCTCGCGGGCCCCGGCGCCCCGGTCATGCTCATGGGCGTCCGGCAGGCGCCGCCGCAGGACTGGGAGATCGGGTTCGAGGCCGACGGTGTGCAGCTGACCGGTGAGGGGCTGCGCCCGGAGGCGTACCCCGAGGCGGTGCGGCTCGGCGCCGAGGACGTACCCGAGATGCTGGACCTGGTCGCCCGCACCCGCCCGGGGCCGTTCCTGCCGCGCACCGTCGAGCTCGGTACGTACCTGGGCGTCCGGCGTGAAGGGGTGCTGGTCGCCATGGCGGGGGAGCGGGTGCGTCCGGCCGGCTGGAGCGAGATCAGTGCGGTCTGCACCGACGCGTCCGTACGCGGCCAGGGCCTCGCGAGCCGGCTGGTGCCGGCCGTCGCCCGCGCGATCACCGAGCGCGGCGACATCCCGTTCCTGCACGCGGCGGCGGAGAACACCGGGGCGATCCGGCTCTACGAGTCCCTCGGCTTCCGCCTCCGCCGCACAGTCCTGTTCCGGGGCGCGACGACCCCGTCGGAGCTGTCCGCCCCGGCCGTGGGCGTCTGA
- a CDS encoding oxidoreductase, giving the protein MTSPTITAAASGTWTLGDRKINRIGFGTMRLPQTGAAFDPDAVPRDRDQAIHVLRRAVELGVNHIDTAAFYFSRLRSANELINRALGPYPDDLVITTKVGPGRGPSGEWLPHATPERLREQVEENLRQLGRDHLDVVNLRVLGPHSIAERFGVLADLRERGLIRHLGISNVTPEHLVEARKIAPVVCVQNLYGIGVRPDQDDFVDSCGEQGIAFVPFYSIAGAGRDGGAGTVAERDEVTAVARAHGASAAQVRLAWTLHRGPHVLAIPGTGDPAHLEENVAAGALRLTEEELTLLDAAHHAADAPAGS; this is encoded by the coding sequence ATGACCTCACCCACCATCACGGCAGCGGCCTCGGGCACCTGGACCCTCGGCGACCGGAAGATCAACCGGATCGGCTTCGGCACCATGCGCCTGCCGCAGACCGGCGCCGCGTTCGACCCCGACGCCGTCCCGCGCGACCGTGACCAGGCGATCCACGTGCTGCGCCGCGCGGTCGAACTCGGCGTCAACCACATCGACACCGCCGCGTTCTACTTCTCGCGCCTGCGCTCCGCCAACGAGCTGATCAACCGGGCGCTGGGTCCCTACCCGGACGACCTCGTCATCACCACCAAGGTGGGCCCCGGCCGCGGTCCTTCCGGCGAGTGGCTGCCCCACGCCACTCCGGAACGCCTGCGCGAGCAGGTCGAGGAGAACCTGCGCCAGCTCGGCCGCGACCACCTCGACGTGGTCAACCTCCGTGTGCTGGGGCCCCATTCGATCGCCGAACGCTTCGGCGTGCTGGCCGACCTGCGCGAGCGGGGGCTCATCCGGCACCTGGGCATATCCAACGTGACCCCCGAACACCTCGTCGAGGCCCGGAAGATCGCCCCCGTGGTGTGCGTACAGAACCTCTACGGCATCGGAGTGCGCCCCGACCAGGACGACTTCGTCGACAGTTGCGGTGAACAGGGCATCGCGTTCGTGCCGTTCTACTCGATCGCCGGTGCCGGCCGGGATGGGGGCGCCGGCACGGTGGCGGAGCGGGACGAGGTGACGGCCGTCGCGCGGGCGCACGGCGCCAGTGCCGCGCAGGTCCGGCTGGCCTGGACGCTGCACCGCGGCCCGCACGTGCTGGCCATCCCCGGTACCGGCGATCCGGCACACCTGGAGGAGAACGTGGCCGCCGGCGCCCTGCGGCTGACCGAGGAGGAGCTGACCCTCCTGGACGCGGCCCACCACGCCGCCGACGCTCCGGCCGGGAGCTGA